TCactctcttctgccttcaTCCCTTCTGATGACTTTTGCATTCCTCTCTTGGCGAAGACTGCCTACGACCGAGCAAACTTGCGGAGTGGAGTCGAGCATCGCCGTCGACAAAGATGGAGAGCCGAACGCCCGCGTATGGAGGGAGTCAGAAGGGTTCGGAAGGGACGCGTGACGTCCTAAGGAAGACTGAGAACTCTGCTCTGCGGAAATTGGATAAGAAGCAGACGACAATCacctctttcttcttgcgGAGGACCGCGCCGACTCCAAGCGAATCCAAGTTGAGTGGAAGGTCTGAGATCGCGCCCTTGCCCCCCCCGTCTTCAGCAGGCTCCTcgacctcgccgccgcgttccgcgtcctccatttctccgtcttcgtcgccgtctccgttttcttcgccgtcgccttcctcgctgcaggcgtcttctcttccttctgGCCGTTCCGCTCAGGCCCcccccgcgtctcctcggcggcgtgtgTGTCCTCCAATATCGTCCCGACGAGCTGTTTCgccgtttccttcttcggcatcttccgcgtcctccgcacCGTCATCtctgcctgcctcttcgtcaCGAGTGCCGacttcgtctgcgcgcctctctcctgttccttcgtctgcgtctccggtgccctctgcgccgacggaggcgcctgcgcccgccgcgcgcggccgcggagacgccgagtgcatggcggcggcagccctcTGCATGGGGCGGAAGCGTTGCCTGAGgccggaggaagacgaggagagtcACTCCGTGAAGCGCCGGACGCACACACCTGTTGGGGCCCGGGGAGTAGATGGCAAACCGAGACACCCTGACGGCGAGCTCAAAGTCGACAGCATTCGCCAAGCTGACGTGCCTGCCCCCGCGACAGCCAGAGACTCCGAGACGCGCACCATGAGATTCGAAACGCGCGGAGCCTTGGCGCGCTCCAAgacgtcctccgcgtcgcgcgcgtgcctctcagccgccgcttcgtcggcggccgcgtcgacCTCCTCAGGaccctcttcctcctcctctacTGCGCGGCCTGCACCAGACACTCCGTCTTTGTCTCCCGTGTCCTTGCCGAGTCACTTTGGGCTGGCGGACTTCCCAGAAGAAATTCTGCAGCAAATCCTGGACTGCTGCCCCAGCGAGTGTCTTCTCGGTGCGTCTCACGGGTCTTTGTGGGTATGCGAGGAAGCGAGTCTGGAGTACTGGGGTCGGTTAGCTTATTGAAATGAGGTAAACAGGCGCGCGGtgctcttctctgcggaAGAACGCTCTTCCACGCCTTTGCCAGAAAGCTGTCATCTCACACAGCATTTAACTCGcgggcgtccgcgtctcgtccccccccccccccccctcttccgcgtcggtGTCTCCATCGCGCTTTCGAGTCTGCCGTCCCTGCGTGCGTTGTCTTTCCATACAGTGAGTTAGTTGTCTCGCATCAGGTGTCTTCTCTCGGTGCACACCGGCGTGGTTTCGAACTCTTTTCCTGTCCTCAGTATCGCACGACTTGGCTGCGGCcgttcgccggcggcgacgcctccttcgccttaCCCACATGAACGCCGCGGAGGTCCAGCCTCAGCACCTCCTTGCCGCCGTGAGAGGGTAAGGCTGTTTCACAGCGAGTCTTTTTCGGCCCCAGACCGGCGGCGAGTTCGACCCCCCTCGTCGCGGCTTTCTCTcctggcggcgggcgcggcgctgaccGCGGCCTTGCAGCACAGCATGCAGTCTGGCTCTCTGCAACTGCAGCGCACGCTTAGACAAAGGAAACATGACGAGATCACTACTCGAGCCCGCCCTTGCGGCAGTCACTGTCGCTCTGTGTAGACCTAGTTCTTCGACGTTGATCtgtgccgcgcgcaggcctctctcttccgcggctCTTCCCCACCTGTaatccccggcgtaccttacgaccgttatatgatttgAAGGAAGAATGTCATGGGGATTCGAGGAGCGGCGGTTACGTCTCGTTGGCGCTCCTCGAAGAGGTGTACTTGACTCAGATCAGCCCGGCGTGTCTCAACATAGACACATGTTCAGTGGAAGCTCACCCTCCCCACCTGCGCAGTGCGCTGAGGCGACCGCAGTGCCGCGGGCGCTCAGGGGCAGCATCTGCGTTGTTTggtcctctccctcggcgcATGTTCCTGGGAACTGGCGCAGGgtgcagcgtctgcgtgtgtggttttctctctcgcgcaggtatccgcagctgcggctgctggaggTCGTCGGCGTGCCTTCGCTTTCGGCGCGTTTCTTCGAGAGCTTCGCGaacagccgcagcgcctgttTTCCTCAGCGACTACAAGTCCTCGTCCTGCAGAAGTGCCCCAAGCTCACGAGCCGGCTCTTCCGGGCGCTCACGACGAGGTACCCGCCCAACCTTCGTGTCAGGGCGCATGCACTGACTGTGTATAATCCCGTTCGCCTGTCGCGTGCTCGCGTGAGTGGACACTTGGGGCAGCCGTCACTCGCAGCTCTGCGGGGACTACACGGACTACACGTGCCTACATGTAACTCTAGTAGACGACATATCGGTAGACCTGGAGACAGCGGCGTGAGACTGGAGTCTCAGGCTGCGGCTAGGCAGGCGCTCCTCCAACTGCTGCGTCTGGACTCGAGTGGAGGCCTGAGGCAGGTTTGACGAGCTCTCCGGTGCCACAGCTTGCGCTGGATGCGCTGGCAGGAAGCTTGCCGCGTGTGAAGGAATCTTCCGCGTGTCTTTGCGCGCACTGCTACTTTCATGTCAAGGCACATGCATGGAGCTACAATGCGTGGATGtgcagacatatatatatatatatatatatatatataaatacctatttctctctgtctgtctctatATATTTATAGATTGATTGATAGATAGTAGTGTATGTGTCGGTGTATGCATTTGCATGGTAAGCGTGAACGGCTCTCTATCAGTGTCGCTCGGCATTTTgcttgcgtctctctctgtggtCGCATTCAAGAACGCACACAGAGGAATGACGCAGATTGTGTTCGTCGAAGGGTGATTTTCTGTGTTCCCTTATCGCTTCAGACTTCATCGCCTCCGAGCCGTTGACCTGCAAGACAACTGCTCGCTGAACTACTCCGCGGTTGCGCACCTGCGGCTACTCCCCAAGCTCGAGGTGCGCTTGTACGCTTTCGGATTTAGACATAGATGCATCTTTTCACACCCgaatatatgcacatatctA
Above is a window of Besnoitia besnoiti strain Bb-Ger1 chromosome Unknown contig00007, whole genome shotgun sequence DNA encoding:
- a CDS encoding leucine rich repeat-containing protein (encoded by transcript BESB_074190), which produces MESRTPAYGGSQKGSEGTRDVLRKTENSALRKLDKKQTTITSFFLRRTAPTPSESKLSGRSEIAPLPPPSSAGSSTSPPRSASSISPSSSPSPFSSPSPSSLQASSLPSGRSAQAPPASPRRRVCPPISSRRAVSPFPSSASSASSAPSSLPASSSRVPTSSARLSPVPSSASPVPSAPTEAPAPAARGRGDAECMAAAALCMGRKRCLRPEEDEESHSVKRRTHTPVGARGVDGKPRHPDGELKVDSIRQADVPAPATARDSETRTMRFETRGALARSKTSSASRACLSAAASSAAASTSSGPSSSSSTARPAPDTPSLSPVSLPSHFGLADFPEEILQQILDCCPSECLLVSHDLAAAVRRRRRLLRLTHMNAAEVQPQHLLAAVRGYPQLRLLEVVGVPSLSARFFESFANSRSACFPQRLQVLVLQKCPKLTSRLFRALTTRLHRLRAVDLQDNCSLNYSAVAHLRLLPKLERVALGVSSSNPRGTSSHCNMTLRALLGPPSASPAAAAPAASGPARGEAEDAQTASRKAGPAAERGEAPKGDSLQHPEAASSDLQLTQHGGNASESQGAQPAPPLKLLSLSRCTALSSLDPLINVASTLEFLDLRGCTALTDTSAAVLGSLVNLQILVLSDTGITSTTVALIAENCRKLEMLDLSRIAKLTKAAALLVPLHLLRLTRLKLSKNSAIDEECLRDCLVRLKALTLLDVSHCWRVSSGFCVSPPLPQVPEGMALRRLGLFGCNVERQRVEDALRDAGASRAQLCLHHELPMFDLPCIYANMSDLDLRCRRFIED